TGTTCGAGGTCTTCGGGGCTGTGCACGGACAGGTCGGTGCTCTTGGGGAAGTACTGCCGTAGCAGGCCGTTGGTGTTCTCGTTCGATCCGCGCTGCCAGGGTGAGTGCGGGTCGCAGAAGTAGACCGGCACGCCTGTGGCCACGGTGAACTGCTTGTGCGCGGCCATCTCGCAGCCCTGGTCCCAGGTCAGCGAGCCGCGCAGGTGCCCGGGCAGGGTCTGGATCAAGGGCACCAGCACGTCGCGGACCTCCTCGGCCGTATGCCCGCCGGGCAGATGCCCCAGCATGACGTAGCGGGTGGAGCGCTCGACCAGGGTGACGATCGCGCTCTCGCTGCGGGGGCCGACGATCAGATCGCCCTCCCAGTGACCGGGCACTGCCCGGTCCTCGACCTCGGCAGGACGCTCGGAGATCATCACCATCTCGTCGACGAACCGGCGCGTGCGCTGGTCCGGGCTGCGGTGCGGCTTGCGGCGAGTGCGCCCGGTGCGCAGCGCGGCCGCGACTTCGCGGCGCAGTCCGCCACGGGCCTGGACGTAGACCGCCTGGTAGATCGTTTCCGGGCTCACGCGCATGCTCTCGTCGTCGGGGAACTCGATGACCAGAGCGTGGCAGATCTGCTCGGGTGACCACTGTTCCTGCAGCTTTTCCGCGACGAACCGGCGGAGCGGGCCGTCCTGGGCGAGCTTGGAGTCCTTGGGGCGCGACCGGCTCCTCGCCCATGCCCGCTGGGCCCGGTGCGGCCGGTAGACGCCATCGACCGACCGGGCGTCGATCTCGCGCTTGATCGTGGACGCCGGTCGGCCCAGTGCCCGTCCGATCGCGCGCAGCGACCGGCCTTCACGGTGCAGATCAGCGATCAGCTCTCGCTCGGTCACCGTGAGAAACCTGGGGTGCAGTTCGGCCTCGACCGTTGCGAGGGACGACCTTGAAGAGGTGGCGGCGATGGTGGTCACACCGGTCTTGTAGTCGATGCGGCGCCCGTCAGGATGCAGGCGCGAGTGGCCGATCTGCCGGATACCGCGGTCCCAGTCCTCAGCGGTGCGCTCATGGACGCCGGCCTGCGCGGCGGCATCACGGCGCCGGACTCCCGCAGCACGCAGCCGCTCGTACTCCGCCCGACCGGGGTGGCCGGGCCTGCGAGGCTTGCCGCGACCACGGACTCCGGCCCGGCGTGCCCACCCGAACGCCGTGTTGCGGTTCACTCCGACTGCACGAGCCGCAGCAGTGATGCTGCCGTTCTCCCTGTCCAGCGCCTCGAAGAACCTCGCCTTCAGCACCTCGAAATCCACGATCCCCGCAACTCCCTGAACTCCAGGGTGTTGCGTGGATCATTAGAACCCGCCGTTCCGGTGAGCGGGGCGTCTCCGTCGGGGCGCGTAGCACTTCAGCAGCATCAGCTTCGGTAACTGACGGGCCCACAGTACGCCGCGTGTGCAGGGACGTTCCTGCGACACGAGGCAGAGGGCGCCCCGCTCCCGGAGCCGTGGAGCGGGACGCCCGGTCTCAGGACGGGGCGCCGGGGTCCGGGGGCGGGCAGTCCGGCTCCGTGTGGTCCGGGCACAGCCGCCGCAGCCGCGTGTTCGCCTGGTCCACGGCGTCCCGGAGGCTGCCGCCGTCGTTGGGGTGGAGCTCGTGCACCACGCCGTTCAGCCGGGTCTCGATCCCGCTGACCCTCTCCATCACTCCGGGCCGGGCCGGGACTCCGGGGCGCTCCGGCTCCCCGTACCAGTCGTCCATGAACTGGTCCACGCGGCGCCCGATCCGGGCGACCCCTCGCCCGGCCCGCCACGCTATGCCGCCCAGGCCGGCGAGGAGCGTCACCGCCCCGCCCCAGACCAGGACGGTGTCCAGCCACCCGATTCCTGTGCCCACCTCGTCACCTCCCTTACGCGGCCACGTCGAAGCCGCGGCGGTCGCCGAGGCGCTTGAGGCTGGTCATGCCCGGGGTGCCGTCGGCCGCCTGACCCGGCGCCCGCCCCTTGTACCCCAGGCGCTCCTGCCACCGGCTGTAGGCGGCCACGGTCTCCCAGCCGTAATGCCCGTCGCTCCACCTCTTGGACAGCAGCCCCTCGTCCACGAGGGCGGTCTCCACGATCCGCGTCCCGGCGTAGGACACCGGGGCACCCGGCCTGTAGCGGTCTGCCAGGGCCGCAGCGACGAGGAGGGACAGGTCCACCCTGGGACGCTGCGGGACCGGCAGAGGGCCAGGCACAGCCGTGCCGAGGCGGCCGGCGACCCGCTCCCGCATCCAGTCCATGCCGAATCCCTTGGGGTCCGGCTTCCCGGGCTGCCACTCCAGGTGACCCAGGACGGACCCGGCGCCCCAGTCGTGGAACCGGCACAGTGCGGCAGACACCCGCTCGATCGCGTCC
Above is a genomic segment from Streptomyces sp. NBC_01233 containing:
- a CDS encoding IS30 family transposase yields the protein MRAAGVRRRDAAAQAGVHERTAEDWDRGIRQIGHSRLHPDGRRIDYKTGVTTIAATSSRSSLATVEAELHPRFLTVTERELIADLHREGRSLRAIGRALGRPASTIKREIDARSVDGVYRPHRAQRAWARSRSRPKDSKLAQDGPLRRFVAEKLQEQWSPEQICHALVIEFPDDESMRVSPETIYQAVYVQARGGLRREVAAALRTGRTRRKPHRSPDQRTRRFVDEMVMISERPAEVEDRAVPGHWEGDLIVGPRSESAIVTLVERSTRYVMLGHLPGGHTAEEVRDVLVPLIQTLPGHLRGSLTWDQGCEMAAHKQFTVATGVPVYFCDPHSPWQRGSNENTNGLLRQYFPKSTDLSVHSPEDLEHVAQQLNGRPRKTLGWKTPAERLRDLLTST
- a CDS encoding N-acetylmuramoyl-L-alanine amidase: MAPPIGADQLLRALRGEGLHVVEVGAWRSRNRNHMGPWGAVHGVMIHHTVTRGTAHTVAMCRDGYSGLPGPLCHGVIAKDGTVHLVGHGRANHAGLGDPDVLRAVIAETRLPKDDEATVDGNRAFYGFECENYGDGEDPWPDVQLDAIERVSAALCRFHDWGAGSVLGHLEWQPGKPDPKGFGMDWMRERVAGRLGTAVPGPLPVPQRPRVDLSLLVAAALADRYRPGAPVSYAGTRIVETALVDEGLLSKRWSDGHYGWETVAAYSRWQERLGYKGRAPGQAADGTPGMTSLKRLGDRRGFDVAA